A genomic window from Camelina sativa cultivar DH55 chromosome 2, Cs, whole genome shotgun sequence includes:
- the LOC104753599 gene encoding uncharacterized protein LOC104753599: MESYTDLINNNKVILDDGNYGFWQSRIKSIIGGIDRLAWKTVLEKWEEPTIKDESGKRIPKPKADRTDEEQKRSKYNSRALSAIHCSSSRKDMLASRFENLKMEEHESISGFSSKSALAQEALTLGKTYKDQKLVKKILRCLPSRFMGYKTALTVSQDLHNLSYGEVVGMLQAREMELNGIKKPKGIALAVSKDITDQGEEDVVSLLVRRFDRALRRIEQGQGQKKSNSFKKTSEDKKADMQCHECKGYGHFIRECPTIKLRDAKCTICKGTGHTHNECVSNSKAKKEKSMISIENESDSDSSSEEELINLVAMVRITEFENGEEVTDSESEGEEVLDIVQNYKEVQNTLISLGKENQGLIKEKLRLEALVMSLQNELVVEKKLAKDSLNLMKEKLVLSAKADKLEEELLKEKKKSAELQSELDQQQRKIHMFAGTKQLDKILSYGRTEKTHRGLCFNENKGAKSQTTKFVSAGVYKSEKETSTGVSIGSLSCYFCGKIGHYKQFCYKFWQKVCTLKQQGSFFWNGVGRQVWMKKADLYQSGSMVASGSGFRCNMAMKTEEQEETEPRCNMAMITEEQEDAEPWFFDSGFSRHMTETKSNLQNIKKLKGGTITFGDGSHGFIQGKGTTRDTELPQLVNVYLLVNLISISQLCDEGLSVLFTKVDCKALDESGNVKLYGVRSGNNCYMWEKHSIKCYNAQGSIDL; the protein is encoded by the exons ATGGAGAGCTACACAGAtctgatcaacaacaacaaagtcatCTTGGATGATGGAAACTATGGGTTTTGGCAGTCAAGGATCAAATCCATCATAGGAGGTATTGATCGTCTTGCTTGGAAGACTGTTCTGGAAAAGTGGGAGGAACCGACGATCAAGGATGAATCAGGCAAGCGAATTCCCAAACCCAAGGCAGACCGGactgatgaagaacaaaagagatcaaaGTACAACTCAAGAGCGTTAAGTGCTATTCATTGCAGT AGTTCAAGAAAGGATATGTTGGCCTCTAGATTTGAGAATCTAAAGATGGAGGAGCATGAATCGATTTCAGGCTTTAGTTCAAAGAGTGCTCTAGCACAAGAAGCCTTAACTCTTGGGAAGACTTATAAGGATCAGAAGttagtcaaaaaaattttaaggtGTCTTCCATCAAGGTTCATGGGATACAAGACAGCTTTAACTGTCTCTCAAGACTTACACAATCTCAGTTATGGTGAAGTGGTCGGAATGCTACAGGCACGCGAGATGGAACTTAATggaattaagaaaccaaaaggaaTAGCTCTAGCAGTTAGCAAAGACATAActgatcaaggagaagaagatgttgtgaGCCTGTTGGTAAGAAGATTTGATCGAGCTTTAAGAAGGATAGAACAAGGTCAAGGTCAAAAGAAGAGTAACTCATTCAAGAAGACAAGTGAAGACAAAAAGGCTGATATGCAGTGTCATGAATGTAAGGGATATGGTCATTTTATTCGAGAGTGCCCAACAATCAAGTTGCGAGATGCCAAATGCACAATCTGTAAAGGGACTGGACACACACATAATGAGTGTGTGAGTAACTCTAAAGCTAAGAAAGAAAAGTCTATGATTAGCATTGAGAATGAATCAGATAGTGATAGCAGCAGCGAAGAAGAGCTCATTAATTTAGTGGCAATGGTGAGAATCACTGAATTTGAGAATGGAGAAGAGGTaactgattcagaatcagaaggagaagaagttctTGACATTGTTCAGAATTACAAAGAAGTGCAAAATACACTTATTTCTCTAGGAAAGGAAAATCAAggattgataaaagaaaaacttcGTTTAGAAGCACTTGTTATGTCTTTACAGAATGAATTGGTGGTTGAGAAAAAGCTTGCTAAAGATTCGCTAAATCTGATGAAAGAGAAGTTAGTTTTATCGGCAAAAGCAGACAAGCTTGAAGAAGAGCtacttaaagaaaagaaaaaatctgcAGAACTACAATCTGAATTAGATCAACAACAAAGGAAGATTCATATGTTTGCAGGAACAAAGCAACTTGACAAGATTTTGAGCTATGGGAGAACTGAGAAGACTCATAGAGGATTATGCTTTAATGAGAACAAGGGAGCTAAATCACAGACAACCAAATTTGTATCTGCTGGAGTCTATAAATCTGAGAAGGAGACATCTACTGGTGTTTCTATTGGATCTTTGAGTTGTTATTTTTGTGGGAAAATTGGTCACTACAAACAGTTTTGCTACAAATTTTGGCAGAAGGTCTGTACTTTAAAGCAACAAGGAAGTTTCTTCTGGAATGGAGTTGGAAGACAAGTTTGGATGAAGAAAGCTGACCTATATCAATCAGGATCAATGGTAGCTTCTGGATCAGGGTTTAGATGCAATATGGCCATGAaaactgaagaacaagaagaaacagaaccaagATGCAATATGGCTATGATtactgaagaacaagaagacgcGGAGCCTTGGTTTTTTGATAGCGGTTTTTCAAGACATATGACTGAAACCAAGAGTAATCTACAGAATATTAAGAAATTGAAAGGAGGTACAATAACATTTGGAGATGGAAGTCATGGTTTCATACAAGGCAAAGGTACAACACGTGATACAGAGCTTCCACAGCTTGTGAATGTCTATCTATTAGTCAACCTGATAAGTATTAGTCAACTCTGTGATGAAGGATTATCagtgttatttacaaaggttgaTTGCAAAGCATTGGATGAATCGGGTAATGTCAAGTTATATGGTGTGAGATCTGGAAATAATTGTTACATGTGGGAGAAACATTCAATCAAATGCTACAATGCTCAAGGGAGTATAGATCTCTGA